One window of the Deltaproteobacteria bacterium genome contains the following:
- a CDS encoding SUMF1/EgtB/PvdO family nonheme iron enzyme — protein sequence MGMKVLISRNGKLFGVLLSVALLVLVGCSGGGGGGDDDGDLQTWYLDSDGDGYGDPAISSEAETRPAGYVADNTDCDDGDAAVNPGAAEICADLLDNNCNLDIDCDDNDCSSGTVCTADYYNSLGMGFNLIPAGTFTMGSPDTELGRDPDETEHQVTLTQNFYMQVTEVTQGQWEGVMGTNPSRFQNCGPGCPVEQVSWQDANDFVDALNLLGEGTYRLPTEAEWEYAARAGSASAFANDGISTQSSEACAFEEDLDVLGWYCFNDSVSYPGCEDFSPGGPDCAGTTTVGQQDANAWGLHDMHGSVWEWCRDRYGDYAGDETDPAGPATGEKRVIRSGSWLGVSKACRSANRAVSLPAESFNTLGFRVVLDPNSIP from the coding sequence ATGGGAATGAAGGTATTGATTTCGAGAAATGGCAAGCTTTTTGGTGTCCTCCTGTCCGTTGCCCTGCTGGTGCTGGTGGGCTGTTCCGGCGGCGGAGGCGGCGGGGACGATGACGGCGACCTGCAGACCTGGTACCTGGACAGCGACGGCGACGGCTATGGAGACCCGGCAATATCATCCGAGGCCGAAACCCGGCCGGCCGGCTATGTGGCCGACAACACGGACTGTGACGACGGCGATGCCGCTGTCAATCCGGGCGCTGCCGAAATATGCGCCGACCTGCTGGACAACAACTGCAACCTTGACATCGACTGTGATGATAATGACTGTTCCAGTGGTACGGTCTGCACTGCGGACTATTACAACAGCCTGGGCATGGGCTTCAACCTCATTCCCGCCGGGACGTTCACCATGGGCAGCCCGGATACCGAATTGGGAAGGGATCCCGATGAAACCGAACACCAAGTCACCCTGACGCAAAATTTTTACATGCAAGTGACCGAGGTGACCCAGGGGCAGTGGGAGGGAGTGATGGGCACAAATCCCTCCCGGTTTCAGAATTGCGGCCCCGGTTGCCCGGTCGAGCAGGTTTCATGGCAGGATGCCAATGATTTTGTAGACGCCCTGAACCTTTTGGGGGAAGGGACCTATCGCCTGCCCACAGAAGCGGAGTGGGAATATGCGGCGCGGGCCGGGAGCGCAAGCGCTTTTGCAAACGACGGCATAAGTACCCAGTCCTCGGAAGCATGTGCCTTTGAAGAAGACCTGGATGTTTTAGGATGGTATTGTTTCAATGACAGCGTGTCTTATCCCGGTTGCGAGGATTTTAGCCCCGGAGGGCCGGATTGCGCGGGAACGACCACCGTGGGGCAGCAAGATGCCAATGCCTGGGGGCTTCACGACATGCACGGCAGCGTGTGGGAGTGGTGCCGCGACCGGTATGGTGACTATGCAGGTGATGAAACGGATCCAGCAGGGCCGGCTACAGGGGAGAAAAGGGTCATTCGCAGTGGTTCTTGGTTAGGTGTGTCCAAAGCCTGCCGCTCGGCTAATAGAGCTGTCTCGTTGCCTGCAGAAAGTTTTAATACTCTTGGCTTCAGGGTGGTGTTGGATCCGAATTCAATCCCCTAA